The DNA region CCGCGTATTCCGCGAAGCTGAAGGTTGCCGTCAGAAGAACCACAATCCCTGCCACCATCATCGTTCCCAGTGTCTTTTTCATGATCCGTCTCCTCTCTGAGGGTTTTTTGTCTTGTTTGACTATCTCTAAAGCGAAAGACGTGCCAGAAGAACAAGCGTGGAGGCTTGCCTTTTCAACCAAATGATATTACTGCTATATTGCCATGACAAAGGGTTCCCCGGGTGGGCCGTGGAAGTGCCGGTACGGCGGTTCCGGTTGAACGGTTCATTCAATCGGTTGAACGGAACGGGAAAGGAGATTCTTTCGGCTTGACCGCCCGGCATGCTCCCCTTTACAATGCCGCCAATATGCTGACGGGATGGAAATTATGAAAAAGATTGCAATTTTTGCTTTTCAAGACGATCCCATGTGCTTTATCCATGTGCTTCTCAATGCCCTGGATCTGAAAGAGCGGGGGATCGAGGCGAGGGTGATCCTCGAGGGAAAGGCCACGGCGCTGATTCCGCTGCTGGCGGCGGAGGATCATCCCCTGCATCGCCTTTGGAACCGGGTAAAGGAGTCCGGCCTCGTGGACGGCGTCTGCAAGGCCTGCTCGTCCAGGATGAAGACCCTGGAGGCGGCCATTGCGCAAGAACTCCGGCTGCTGGATGAAAT from Syntrophaceae bacterium includes:
- a CDS encoding cytoplasmic protein; the encoded protein is MKKIAIFAFQDDPMCFIHVLLNALDLKERGIEARVILEGKATALIPLLAAEDHPLHRLWNRVKESGLVDGVCKACSSRMKTLEAAIAQELRLLDEMAGHPSMGRYREDGFDIVTF